DNA sequence from the Tachysurus fulvidraco isolate hzauxx_2018 chromosome 1, HZAU_PFXX_2.0, whole genome shotgun sequence genome:
agtgacttacatttttatatcaactTATACAACCAAGCAATTGatggttaggggccttgctcaggggcccagcagtggcagcttggtagacttgtgattcgaacccatgaccttctgatcagtaatctaACGCCTTAACTATTGAGCTTCCACAATTATGATACCTAGTTAGAGTCACATTATCTATTTGTCATAAGGAACAACACAAAACTCTGGTCAACCTTCAGTCGTGCCTCgtaattaatataattagcGTTGTTATTTACATTGGAGCTTCTAGCCAGTAAGAAGCGGTTAGATGTCAGATGTCTCATAGACGTTTATTTATACGTCGGAAAAGCCGCTTTCTCAAATCAGAACCATTAAATTTGACGCTACTTTTGCATAAGTATTACAAAAAAATTCCAGAAAGacaattaaaaggaaaaaaacaacaacaaataacgAGGACTAATATTGGTGGTAATTTGACACGCTTTCACACCCCGTCTCTTTGTTTATAAAGTTGGGGTTTTAGGGGCGTGGCTAGAAGAGACTGAACTTTTTGGGTTGCCAAAtcgcacacacagacgtttTGATTTTGATGTTACAGTTTGACTTGACCATAtcgaaaatgttttttaaattgatccaatctggcaaccctatCCCTAACACTATGGTCTGCCTCTATGTCATAGAATGAAGCCGCTCTATCAGACTGCCTTTACACACAACTACTAAACAAGCAGCTGGTCATTTCTCTTTGCTGTCTTGTTTCTTCCCTCACTTTTTTCACCTCTGAAGGGAAACTCACAATGACTGGCCATAAGTGGGGTTATGGTGAAGTGGATGGTAAGCAGACTTTTACCAGGATTTTGGCTAAAAACTCAATATTTGGGTTTAGAGTCACATAATCATAGAGTTTTACCTCTATTGAGACTGTAACTTGACTTGGAGTGTTTTTGCATGGACACAATGTATTTGTAGCTTGTATTTACTTGAGCTGATGTTGATCTGTTCTGGTCTGGTGAAGACtttttaatgtaaaagtaaaaatattaaagagaGATTAAGCAAAGTGTCTGCAGAAAGATAGATGCACTATTTCTATTCTAACATAGAGCAGAAAAGGGAAAAATCAAGCAAAAATCTACAATGAATGATTGCAAAATaacacttctgtttttttatgcTCAGACCTTCCACTAGGGCACTTGACATGGCCAAGCACATTCATTCAGCATTGCATATTGCTTTTGAAAATTTTGGCAGGTCCATCTGCATGGCACAAATCGTACCCCATTGCTCAAGGTGCCCGTCAATCTCCAATTAACATCGTACCCGAAGAGGCGGTTTATGACAGCCGCATGCCAGGCATCTCACTCAGCTATGAGAACTGCACATCTCTTACCATATCCAACAATGGCCACTCTGTGGTGGTGGAGTTTGAGGATATGGATGATCGATCAGGTTGGTGTCAATCATCTGCTTTTTGTCTGGAAATTTTGTTCCATAAATTGTTGCTTTTTGTTCTGACTTGCATCCAgttttctgtagcattttattatttttgtaatggAAAGGTAATGTTTGGACAGAGAGGGAATGATTAACATGTTTTACTTGTGGTTGTgggttcatttcttttttccatgtaGGCAGAGTTTGCAACTCCCATGATTTagggtttcctctggtttcAGTTCCTCCCTCAGTACAAAGGTCAGcgaaaagtgagtgtgtgtgtgtgtgtgtgtgtgtgtgagtgtgtgagtgtgtgtgtgagagtgtgtgtgtgagagtgtgtgtgagagagtgtgtgtgagagagtgtgtgtgtgagtgtgtgtgtgtgtgtgtgtgtgtgtgtgtgtgtgtgtgcatgccccTAGGAAAGGTACAGAAAGGATGTTTGTATCAGATGAGAAAAAGAGCTCTTACCGCAGTATCATCTTTAAAATTTGggatgggatgtggtagcctagtggttaaggtgttggattaccagtaggaaggttgtgagttcaattcatgcaaccacttctgggcccctgagaaaggcccttaacccccaattgctcagttgtataaaaaataaaaagtaagttgctctgtataagggtggCTGCTAAGTGctgaatgaaatgtaaatgggaaataaaaaaatggtttCTATATATGCACAAGAATTGGAGATTTTTATGTAGTTTTTGGAAATTATGGATATCACCAAATGCTGTTTCCTCCCTTGAGATGTTCTGCTGTGCCTTTACTGAAGCTGCCTTAAGTTGCTGTATGTTTGTAATGAATTAAAGCTGAAGATCAATGCTTTGGTCACATCGTGATTGTTTCATCCTCAAATCTATTGTAGTGGTTTACAAAGGGAAAAATACAGAACTCGTGCCACTGTCCAAACACTTATGGGTCTGACTGTACATTTAAAGTGTCTGATTCAGAAACACTATTATGCCATTACCTCAGCATGATTTTGGCTGACACATGTAATTTCTCCTCTGACCATGTCTGACCACTCATCTATGTAATTATTGCACGCAGTTTTTAGGACGTGTCAGTATTTTAGGCCAAGCCATAATTGTGCCTATAAAACAAATATCACTAAGGAAATTACACAGAATGGGGTGTTtctctatgtacagtatgtaatatcaTCTTTCATTGTATGATGTCACTTAGAATGCTGAAGAAAACTTGAACTGAAAATAGTTACTCAAACATTAAGGTCTATGTTTTGCATGTTAATCTGGCAAGAACATTTGGCAAGAACATGCATGCtagaaatgtaaattaatacAAATTCTCATCTAAGAAAAACAGCTACACACGCAACATTAACAGGTGGGTCTTCACAGGAGGTGATAAGGACCCGCGGGTTTTCTGTATAATGTATTGCGGTTTATTTGTCCCTTTACAGAAAAGTAAATTGTCATATTGCATTACTTGGCATGCCAAACTTTGGCATGCCATTGACAAACTTGAaaaacttgttttttgttttttttagctaaaaAACCTTTACACAAATTTTTCTTTCAGTCAGATGTAGATAATCTTAATGCTTGGTGTTCAACCTGCGCTTCTTTAGCTTTGCACTGGAGCTTTTATGCTAATTTGTAGATAGAAAAACTCACCCAAAATATTATCTATAAATAAAAGTCTAAATGCACTCCAAATGAACATCGAATGAAATTGTTAGTTTGCGTAATCTCATTTGAAAACGAACGTTTTTTTGGGTGAAACATACAAATGtagactttatttaaatattatcatTTCAGAATTTCACAAAACTGCCGACTACATTTGGAGTAATGTTGGAAATTGTGTAAACGTGACTTGTTACAGAACAACTCATtcaagatgtacagtacagtgttttTAGTAGGCCATGGAATCTGATCAGCAGCATAATTACTCTTCTCTCATGACAGTGATCCAAGGAGGCCCACTTGAAAACGCATACCGACTCAAACAATTCCACTTCCATTGGGGAGGAAAAGGCTGTGATGGCTCTGAACACACTGTCAGTGGGAAGACCTACGTGTCTGAGGTGTGAAGACAAaaatgggatttaaaaaaaaaggaataaaatcatAGAATCGATCTGTCTCATTTATATCTTACTGTGGTCTTTTCCTTACTGCAGCTACATCTAGTGCATTGGAACGCTGTGCGCTATCGCACGTTTGGTGAAGCCGCTGTAGCTCCTGAtggcttggctgtgctgggcatCTTTCTGGAGGTTAGAGCTTTTCAGCTGCTGGTTATGTTTTAAGCTATTTAAGGCATgcttttaagaaaaaaaggtaattggaaaatttgttattttcttgGCAGTAGTCTTTCTTGGTCTTCAAaacaatgtttacatttttcttctttcacacTCTAACTGAATAAAAGGTTGCCATGTTCCAAAGAAGAGTTCATCATTCTTACTTTCTTGGTCTTCAAaacaatgtttacatttaaaaataagaatcTAACATAACTATTAAGCAAATAAATCCGGTATAAAGTATTCAAGATGGTCTTATGATGTTCCTAGGTTTTTATGCAACTAAACCCTTTGCATTTTGGGGTTGTTTATTTACAGAGAGGAGATGAACACGTGGATCTAAACATTATAACTGATGCCTTGTATATGGTCAAATTCAAggtatgtcttttttttaatttataaatatacagtattgtggAAAAGTCTTGAGCACATACAGAGAAATGCAAAGATGCCTTTAAATTAACACATAAAATATACTATAATGTAACAGTGCAGCAGTAAGTCATCAACTAAATCAACTTAACAAAGCCGATGTTTGCTATGATGCCCATTTGCTTTTTCAGTTTGTGCAGTTTTCTAAGGAAATTGACTGGTAGGTTTTACTGAACATAGGGGAAGATTTGACACACTTCTTCTGGAGACTCTTGACGTCATCAAAATGTTGAGATAGAGATGATGTTTGCTTATTATTCCATGGCTGTATAAATTCAAGTCTTGACCTGTgttattctttcattttaaggGAACCATCGCAAATTTCAAAGGCTTCAACCCAAAGTGCCTCCTACCTCCTAGTCTAAGGTTTTGGACCTACCCCGGCTCTCTGACCACTCCTCCTCTCTATGAAAGTGTCATATGGATTGTTCTCGCTGAATCCATTAGAGTGTCTGATAAGCAGGTGGGTTTACGGGTTACGTAGCTTTACACACCTGCGGctttgtgtgttcatgcattTACATGCTGCAACTTCCTCTCGGTGGAAGATTTTACTCTGGTCCCTGACCATCATATGCATATACAAAACCTAACTTTCCCCGAGTCAAGATGGGTTTGATTTCTAATTTTGCTACTAGATTTCACTGCTGCTACAGCTGTCCAGATGTCTTATtaattataatagtaataatctTAAGCAGTTAGTTACCAGTATGCACTTGCCTCAAATCTGCAGTGAGATTTGAGGAGCTCAAACAGACCTGATATttaaactgcattaaaatgcAGCACAGACATTGCAGTTCATCACATAATTTAGTGTCACTACATGTAAGTATTAGATTCATGTTGGAATGGCCCAACATTTCATTTGTATGATAATATATTTCAAAATCAATTGTAATGTTTTTACCAATTTTATTACTGAGCTagatatttagttatttatgtattatattgtaatagTTATAGTTAATAGGTATCTTTGaagttttagtgtttttatttttgcatgaaCTTAAATTTTAATcctatttttattaattcagcatatcaatgtgtattttattctcTATATGTTCAGGTACATACTGTTTATACTTCatgatgttttttgttcttgtgtGTTTGGGCTTGACACACAGCAGTTATTGATCAAGTTATTGGTACAGCATGGCAAAGGCAGACTGGGTGACtcttaactatttttttttattatattaattttaataaatacataaataaataaaaaaataaataaatatagatagatGCATTATAATATTGTCTTACAAAAATTGCTTAATATAGCCTTTGTGATGGTCTGCTCAATGTCCAGAATGTATTTCTGTCTTACACATGGGACAAGTTCCAGATCCAACCCTGCAACTCTGATCTGACCGAAACTGTTACTGAAGCCaaacagatgaatgaatgactgtcTAATGCGTAACTTCATCCAGCTTGTGTTAACAGTAGTCGTTGTACAAAACAATTCTTTCAGTAATTGCAGGTCACTCAGTGACATACTGTAACCTCAGTCTTTTGCTGCAGTTGTTTTTGCTGCATTTGACTTGTGAGCATGTTTCTGTCATGGCCTGTGAAACTGTAGGGTTTaaactcttaaaaaaataaaacaataggCAGAAAATTCACAGGTCTTTATGGGTTCATAGTAATATCTTTGCCTAGTGGGAGTATACAGTATCTTTGTATactgggggaagtcgtggcctaatggttagtcTGACACCTAACCTccccatgtgtgtgttcatggtgtgtgtgttcactgctgtgtgtgtgcactttggatgggttaaaggcagagaacaaattctgagtatgggtcaccgtacttaggtgtatgtcacatcactttcatttTCACTAGTGGCTTCGTTCCAGGAATGCAGGCCTGTTCTATGCATTCTTCTTTTTGCGAGGAAGCGTGTGTCCCAGCTATTTATGTTCcattgatgattttttttttgttttgactcAGAAGTCATCTCTCCAGTTATACTTCAGTGTTACTGATTACATCGTGGCTAATTGTCATCTGGCTTTATCGGCATGATGGCACATTTATATGATCTCTTCTCAAGCTTTGTACATGAATAGTTGTCAGTACAGCGCTCAGTCAAGAGCAAAATGCAATTCGGAAATGCTTTGAAGTCTCAGGAATTTAGGTCAGAGGTTTTAGCTTTTATTCGGAGAATCTGTCACTTCTAGCGTGAGCCACAGCAGTGGAGTCCTGAAGAGCCATAAAGACCCTTCATGACTCCTCACACACTTAACAGTTAGTCGGAATGTAGAACTAACATTCATTTGATTAAACACAAATCAATTTACACTTACACAAGAATTACAAGACTTTCCATAatccacatttttattttcaatgtcAGCAGTGTATCAGTTGCAATATAATTGAGAGCACCTCACGATGATAACGAAAATTATAATGATGTTTGCATTTCATTCTGAAATCAGTAGATACTAGGTAAGAGATTAGATAAGCTTAAAACAATTTTTGAAGGCAAAATCTGAATACTCGTCAATTAAATAATCATTAGTTAAACTATAGTGacaaaaaatttattttgcCATATACTCCTGGGAACTGGTTCAGACCCCCAGAGTCCATGCATTAAAGAAATACTGGGCTACTGTAGATTAACccaaagttgtgtgtgtgtgtgtgtgtgtgtgtgtgtgtgtgtgtgtgtgtgtgtgtgtgtgtgtgtgtgtgtgtgtgtgtgtgtgtgaggatatgTGCGTGcatgattgtgtacaggtgtgtgttctgtctgtgttgttctctgtacATGTTTGTCTATAGTTGTAGCACAAGTCAGTGCTTTAATCCGTACATGTTTCCCAAGTTGAAACGCTATGGATTACAACGGCTCATGTGCCTTAACTGTGCTGACTTGTGAATTTTTTGGAGATGAATTTACATACAATTTACTACAGTGATCTCATTGCCTAGCAGTGCAGACATCCTCAGTAGTTACATTGAAGTTTTATGCCTAGTTAATTAACTACagttattgtattgtattaaatTGCATTGTACctgtgcaaaaagaaaaaaacgccAGTCACGTGTCCTTTCGCAGTATTTGTGATGATTTTAAAGAATGGATAGGTTCGAATAAAAGGTTGCCATGTTCCAAGTTCACTTCTAgttgtaaatatcaggaaatgaaaggtGAAATTCTGATCTAGTCATCTTTTTGATCTCTGTTATTAATGTGATTTAGTAATAGAAGAATTGgccttgctgttccaatactttcagAGGGGACTGTAGTAATGTTTTACACTGCTGACAAACATTTCAAACAGTtacatgttttcattttttgatCCCAAAAGCCAATGCACATAAAACAGGattcatacattttaattgaaacTGCCTCTTAATTATAGCTTTTCTAAAATTCTGTTTTCTAATGCTTTCCATCTTCTTCCCAATGACTGTAGATGGGAAAGTTCAGGATGTTGCTCTTTAGTGCTGAAGAGGAGGAACAGAGGAAACGCATGGAGAACAACTTCCGTCCTCCGCAGCCTCTGAAAGGCAGGACGGTCCGTGCCTCCTTTAAGTAGCCCACGTCATCATATTGACACTGACATGTTTTAGCATCATCTGTCTGCAACCTGGAAGTCTTAGACACTGTTTTCTTTAACTGAAGTCAGGCACATTGTAAGACTCAGTACAAATATAAACCCAACCCCAATACTGTGAAAGCACTTGTTCTGTAGGTTTACCTGCCATGTTGTAGCCTGCCAAGAAACATTAGTCATCTCATAACATTCATCAGACATAAGATATGAGCAGAAGATGCAAAAATACAaccaggtgttttttttttttatgtggttGCTTTTTTGCTGAATAGATGATTTTATAAGAGGAGTGGAATGGTTCTTTTGCAAGTCCTTCCTAAAACACATTGAAGTCCTGAGCCATTTTACAGATCTTCTATAATCCATCAGGATCAGACATGTGTGCTGAAGGATCCACCCTCACGTGCGTGCAGTGAATTGCAGACCACATGACCCGGGGCAAGCCTTCTGATTTTCCACATTATTTGGATAGTAACCAACCTCTGGCAAGCCACACTCTTCACCACTTATTATCCTGACCAAAGGATGCAACTCATTACGAAATACTCCAGAGATTTCCAGGGTCATAATCTAACAAAATGTTCCATTGATTATTACTGTAAACGAtgtgttgtc
Encoded proteins:
- the ca7 gene encoding carbonic anhydrase 7 isoform X1; this translates as MTGHKWGYGEVDDLPLGHLTWPSTFIQHCILLLKILAGPSAWHKSYPIAQGARQSPINIVPEEAVYDSRMPGISLSYENCTSLTISNNGHSVVVEFEDMDDRSVIQGGPLENAYRLKQFHFHWGGKGCDGSEHTVSGKTYVSELHLVHWNAVRYRTFGEAAVAPDGLAVLGIFLERGDEHVDLNIITDALYMVKFKGTIANFKGFNPKCLLPPSLRFWTYPGSLTTPPLYESVIWIVLAESIRVSDKQMGKFRMLLFSAEEEEQRKRMENNFRPPQPLKGRTVRASFK
- the ca7 gene encoding carbonic anhydrase 7 isoform X2 → MTGHKWGYGEVDGPSAWHKSYPIAQGARQSPINIVPEEAVYDSRMPGISLSYENCTSLTISNNGHSVVVEFEDMDDRSVIQGGPLENAYRLKQFHFHWGGKGCDGSEHTVSGKTYVSELHLVHWNAVRYRTFGEAAVAPDGLAVLGIFLERGDEHVDLNIITDALYMVKFKGTIANFKGFNPKCLLPPSLRFWTYPGSLTTPPLYESVIWIVLAESIRVSDKQMGKFRMLLFSAEEEEQRKRMENNFRPPQPLKGRTVRASFK